Proteins from a genomic interval of Sphingobacterium sp. SYP-B4668:
- a CDS encoding SusC/RagA family TonB-linked outer membrane protein — MKQLFYKWRLLKQNRANVSIYVCLLMLLLFHQASFAQLKDISGRVTDIANKGINGASVSVKNKNVTTITDSEGNFVISASPIDTLTFRYIGFQAQEILIGNRTSLTIVMISTESVLEEVAVVGFGTQRKVTVTGAISTISVREMQKVSTPALSNAIAGKLPGIITRQASGEPGYDAAQVFIRGLSTFGNNAPLVLIDGVERDMNQINAQEIESFTILKDASATAVYGVRGANGVILINTKRGTIGKPAINFRTEYAGLKALRLPNYINGGEYASLMNEARIFAGEDPRWSEDEIKKYYDGSDPYLYPNSNWTDAVLKRDTWQTINNLSVAGGGESIQYYTNVGYTLQNGIYKQDPNNKFNTNANIKRYNFRSNVDLKLSEALTMQLGIGGIIQNGNYPGSSASAIFGNMRVISPIAYPILNPDGTPGGASTYVGGNPWGLATQSGYTTQDRSTLQGTFGTRWDLSKLVTPGLSLRGLFSYDRLAQTDNSRIKTFEVKRYLGKDPDTGEDLYSVPFREEQPLGYGTNNNSNRAIYMETQINLERSFNEHLVSGMLLYNQRDYVALTAGSSILNLPYRRQGIAGRATYSFKDRYLAEVNFGYNGSENFPKGRRFGFFPAYSAGWVISNENFWDVSIINNFKIRASSGKVGNDQIGQRFLFLNTINTSGQSYYFGADQQLFHGMEENQIGNPNISWERSTKNNIGVDLGFFNDKITLQIDAFNETRTGILLQRQTVPSVAGFFPWSIPYANIAAIKNKGIDGLIEARNSTSGGFLYSLRGNFTFAKNEVIENDEPVRRFSYLSGKGLPLGQSFAFISEGLFESEEEIAAWPRQTFSTPRPGDVKYKDINGDGIIDAFDQIPVGFPRLPQISFGFGGTVGYKNIDFSIYFTGAARTSVFMSGLSMWPFYDGLGVNNVMREYYDNRWTPENKDAQYPAIDVGNNPNNFLNSTTWMKNGNYLRIRNVEIGYSLPSKAANRLGLTSLRLFLNGMNLYTWDHIKVMDPESNDGTGGYPLQRSINVGLQVDFR, encoded by the coding sequence ATGAAGCAATTATTTTATAAATGGAGACTATTGAAGCAGAATAGAGCAAACGTATCTATTTACGTTTGCTTGTTGATGCTCTTACTATTTCATCAAGCGTCATTTGCTCAATTAAAAGACATCTCAGGAAGAGTGACGGATATTGCAAATAAAGGAATCAATGGAGCCTCTGTATCCGTCAAAAATAAAAACGTCACAACTATTACAGATAGCGAGGGCAATTTTGTGATTTCGGCCTCCCCTATTGACACCTTAACCTTTCGTTATATCGGCTTTCAAGCCCAAGAAATACTCATAGGTAATCGAACCTCCCTGACTATTGTGATGATTTCTACAGAAAGTGTATTGGAGGAGGTTGCTGTAGTTGGTTTCGGAACCCAACGGAAGGTAACCGTGACAGGAGCGATATCAACCATTTCCGTACGAGAGATGCAGAAGGTCTCAACACCTGCACTTTCGAATGCTATCGCAGGAAAACTTCCTGGAATAATAACTAGGCAAGCCAGTGGCGAACCGGGCTATGATGCAGCACAGGTATTTATAAGGGGGCTTTCAACTTTTGGAAACAATGCTCCTCTAGTCCTTATCGATGGTGTAGAAAGGGATATGAATCAAATAAACGCACAAGAAATCGAAAGCTTCACCATACTCAAAGATGCATCTGCGACGGCGGTCTATGGTGTAAGGGGGGCGAATGGCGTTATCTTAATCAATACAAAAAGGGGCACAATTGGAAAACCTGCAATCAATTTCAGAACGGAATACGCTGGACTAAAAGCCCTAAGACTGCCCAATTATATCAATGGGGGCGAATATGCTTCCCTGATGAATGAAGCTCGTATTTTTGCTGGGGAAGACCCCAGATGGAGTGAAGACGAAATCAAAAAATATTACGACGGCTCAGACCCATATTTGTATCCAAACTCAAACTGGACTGATGCCGTTTTAAAAAGAGATACATGGCAGACGATTAACAACTTGAGCGTCGCTGGAGGTGGTGAATCCATACAATATTATACTAATGTGGGCTATACCCTACAAAATGGAATTTATAAACAGGACCCGAATAATAAGTTCAATACCAATGCCAATATAAAAAGGTACAACTTCAGGAGCAACGTGGATTTAAAGCTATCGGAGGCGCTGACGATGCAACTTGGGATTGGAGGAATCATTCAAAACGGCAATTATCCAGGTTCATCTGCTAGCGCCATTTTTGGTAATATGCGGGTGATCTCACCAATTGCGTATCCCATATTAAATCCAGACGGCACACCTGGAGGAGCATCTACCTATGTAGGCGGAAATCCTTGGGGACTTGCTACCCAATCGGGCTATACAACACAAGACCGTAGCACACTACAAGGCACGTTTGGTACGCGATGGGACCTTTCTAAATTGGTTACCCCTGGACTTTCGCTAAGAGGTCTATTTTCCTATGACAGATTAGCACAGACAGACAATTCTAGAATTAAAACCTTTGAGGTCAAACGCTATTTGGGCAAAGATCCAGATACGGGTGAAGATTTATACAGTGTCCCATTCCGAGAGGAGCAACCTTTAGGATATGGGACAAACAACAATAGCAACAGAGCTATTTATATGGAAACCCAAATCAATCTAGAACGCTCTTTTAACGAGCACCTAGTTAGTGGAATGCTTCTGTACAACCAACGTGATTATGTAGCATTGACCGCAGGAAGTTCTATTTTGAATCTCCCCTACAGAAGGCAAGGAATAGCAGGCCGAGCGACCTATAGCTTCAAGGACCGATATTTAGCAGAAGTAAATTTTGGATACAACGGGTCTGAGAATTTTCCAAAAGGCCGCAGATTTGGATTTTTCCCAGCATACTCTGCGGGTTGGGTGATTTCCAACGAAAATTTTTGGGACGTATCGATTATCAACAATTTTAAAATAAGAGCCTCTAGTGGCAAGGTCGGCAATGACCAGATAGGTCAAAGATTCTTATTTCTAAATACAATCAATACTTCTGGTCAATCTTACTATTTCGGCGCCGACCAACAATTATTTCATGGTATGGAAGAAAATCAGATTGGAAACCCAAACATCAGTTGGGAACGCTCAACAAAGAATAACATTGGTGTAGACCTAGGATTTTTTAACGATAAGATAACGCTCCAAATCGACGCCTTCAATGAAACAAGGACTGGTATTTTGCTGCAGCGACAAACGGTACCTTCTGTTGCCGGTTTTTTTCCATGGTCAATTCCCTACGCTAATATTGCAGCTATAAAAAATAAAGGAATCGATGGCTTGATCGAAGCCAGAAACTCAACCAGTGGAGGCTTCTTATATTCCTTACGAGGAAATTTCACATTTGCTAAAAATGAAGTTATAGAAAATGACGAACCTGTTCGTCGCTTTTCCTACCTATCGGGAAAAGGACTTCCACTTGGGCAGTCATTTGCCTTTATTTCCGAAGGATTGTTTGAAAGTGAGGAAGAAATTGCCGCATGGCCGAGACAAACTTTTTCAACACCTAGACCGGGAGATGTAAAGTATAAGGATATCAATGGAGATGGAATAATTGACGCTTTTGACCAAATACCGGTAGGTTTTCCGCGATTACCTCAAATATCTTTTGGATTCGGCGGAACTGTAGGTTATAAGAACATTGATTTCAGTATATATTTTACAGGGGCCGCGAGAACCAGCGTTTTTATGTCGGGGTTGTCAATGTGGCCATTTTATGATGGACTGGGGGTAAACAATGTAATGCGGGAATATTATGATAATCGATGGACGCCCGAAAATAAGGACGCCCAATACCCAGCGATTGATGTGGGAAACAATCCAAATAATTTTTTGAATTCGACCACTTGGATGAAAAATGGAAACTATCTCAGAATTCGAAATGTTGAAATAGGATACAGTCTTCCAAGCAAAGCTGCAAATAGACTAGGCTTAACGTCACTACGATTATTTCTGAACGGCATGAATCTATATACATGGGACCACATAAAAGTAATGGACCCCGAGTCTAACGACGGAACTGGAGGATACCCCCTGCAACGGTCCATAAATGTAGGCTTACAAGTGGACTTTAGATAA